In one Lolium rigidum isolate FL_2022 chromosome 3, APGP_CSIRO_Lrig_0.1, whole genome shotgun sequence genomic region, the following are encoded:
- the LOC124695490 gene encoding citrate-binding protein-like, whose amino-acid sequence MAPHALSWICVALLVVLASSSYVGARGARAPKTTNPTDGFTAVSLKESNFELQRPYNEASGSRYSFDGTVRKLWVLSSDKPHARQSHTSPRTEIRMEGYDYSSGVWQFEGYGYVPSGTSGVSIMQVFGGSETATTLMLHVYNGALRYYDRQLVEDNIYDRWFKLNVVHDVEGSMLTVFIDGEEKLRVSGRGGDSHYFKFGVYAQNHDSSFMESRWKDIKILKKD is encoded by the exons ATGGCTCCTCATGCTCTGTCTTGGATTTGTGTGGCTCTACTTGTCGTGTTGGCATCTTCTTCATACGTTGGGGCAAGGGGCGCCCGGGCACCAAAAACCACCAACCCGACGGATGGGTTCACGGCAGTGAGCCTCAAAGAGAGTAACTTTGAGCTGCAAAGACCGTACAACGAGGCGAGTGGATCGCGGTATAGCTTCGATGGCACCGTGCGGAAGTTGTGGGTGCTTTCCTCTGACAAGCCTCATGCCCGCCAGAGCCACACCAGCCCAAGAACAGAGATCAGGATGGAA GGATATGACTATAGCTCAGGCGTGTGGCAGTTCGAGGGGTACGGCTATGTCCCCTCCGGTACATCGGGTGTGTCCATCATGCAGGTTTTTGGAGGCAGTGAGACGGCCACCACACTCATGTTGCATGTTTACAACGGCGCGTTGCGTTACTATGACAGGCAACTCGTTGAAGACAACATCTATGACCGTTGGTTTAAATTGAATGTGGTCCATGACGTCGAAGGGTCTATGCTCACCGTGTTCATCGATGGCGAGGAGAAGCTGCGTGTGTCCGGCCGGGGTGGTGATTCACACTACTTTAAGTTCGGAGTGTATGCGCAGAACCACGACTCCAGCTTCATGGAGTCTCGCTGGAAGGACATCAAGATACTAAAGAAAGATTAG
- the LOC124695492 gene encoding citrate-binding protein-like: protein MAPHALSWVSVSMIIFMVSSSCVAARSARAPKISDPTSGFTAVSLDPSNFELQRPYDEASDARYSFDGTVRKLWVLYSDKPHARQSHTMPRTEIKMSGYDYSSGVWQFEGYGYVPSGTSGVCIMQVFGASEAASTLMLHVYDGALRYYNRQLVEDNIYNRWFKLNVVHDVEASKLTVYIDGEEKLHVNGRGSNTHYFKFGVYAQRHDSNRMESHWKDVRILKKH from the exons ATGGCTCCTCATGCTTTGTCTTGGGTTAGTGTGTCTATGATTATCTTCATGGTGTCATCGTCGTGTGTCGCGGCGAGGAGCGCACGGGCACCCAAAATCTCCGACCCGACGAGCGGGTTTACGGCTGTGAGCCTTGACCCGAGCAACTTTGAGCTACAGAGACCGTACGACGAGGCAAGCGATGCACGATACAGCTTCGACGGCACTGTGCGCAAGCTGTGGGTGCTCTATTCCGACAAGCCACACGCCCGCCAGAGCCACACCATGCCAAGAACAGAGATCAAGATGTCT GGGTACGATTATAGCTCGGGCGTGTGGCAGTTCGAGGGCTATGGGTATGTCCCCTCCGGCACATCAGGTGTGTGCATCATGCAGGTGTTTGGAGCTAGTGAGGCGGCCAGCACACTCATGTTACACGTCTACGACGGTGCTCTGCGTTACTACAACAGGCAGCTCGTCGAGGACAACATCTACAACCGGTGGTTTAAATTGAATGTGGTTCATGACGTCGAAGCGTCCAAGCTCACTGTGTATATCGATGGTGAGGAGAAGCTGCATGTCAATGGCCGTGGTAGCAACACACACTACTTCAAGTTCGGCGTGTATGCGCAGCGCCACGACTCTAACCGCATGGAGTCTCACTGGAAGGACGTGAGGATTCTCAAGAAACACTAG